GCATCTAGGACGCCCCAGCTTGCGCCTTCCTAGACGATCGTCGAATCGTTCTTGCCCCAATAGCGGTCGCGGACGAGACGCTTGTAGAGCTTGCCGGTCGGGTGACGCGGCAGGGCCGGGTCGAAATCGACCGTTTTCGGGCATTTGATCTTGGCGAGTTTGGAGCGGCAGAATTCGAGCAGCTCTTCCTTCAGCGCGTCATCGGCCGGAATGCCTTCGGCTGGCTGGACGACCGCTTTCACCTCTTCGCCAAACTCCTCATTCGGAACGCCGATCACGGCAACATCAGCCACTTTCGGGTGGGTGATCAGCACATTCTCGGCTTCCTGCGGATAAATGTTCACGCCGCCGGAAATGATCATGAAGGCCTTGCGGTCGGTCAGATAGAGGAAGCCATCCTCATCGAGACGGCCAACATCGCCCAGCGTCGACCAGTCTGGATGCTTGGGGTTCAGCGCGCCCTTCGTCTTCTCCGGGTCATTGTGATAGTTCGGCGGGGTCGTTCCACTATAGTAGATCGTACCCGCTTCGCCGACCGGCAGCTCGTTGCCTTCCTCGTCGCAGACATGCAGCTCGCCATGAACCGGCTTGCCGACAGACCCTTTGTGTTTCAGCCAGTCCTCTGAGTTGATCCAGGTCATGCCATTGCCCTCAGAGCCGGCATAATACTCCTCGATCACAGGCCCCCACCATTCGATCATCTGCTCCTTGACCGGGACAGGGCAGGGCGCTGCGGCATGGATCGCAGAGCGAAGGGACGACACGTCATATTTTTCGCGTACGTCCTTGGGAAGCTTCAGCATTTTGACGAACATGGTCGGCACAAGCTGGGTATGGGTCACCTTGTACTTCTCGACCAACTGAAGGTACTTCTCCGGGTCGAACTTCTCCATGATCACGAGGGTCGCGCCGAACCGCGTGAACGTCATGCACCAGCGAAGCGGGGCGGCATGATAAAGCGGGGCAGGCGACAGATAGACCATGTCGTCGCCTTCGGCCCGCGCCAGGAATTTGGCGAGCTGCAGAAGCACGTTCGGCTCGTCGATCGCGGTGCCCAGTTCAAGCTGTGGGCGGATGCCCTTTGGACGCCCGGTCGTGCCGGACGAATAGAGCATGTCGGTACCGGCCATCTCGTCGGCAATCGGCGTGGTCGGCTTCTTTGCGGCCAGGTCCTCCAGCTTCTGATAGCTGAAAATCTCGCCATCGATTGACCAGTAGGCTTCCAGTTCGGTGATCGCATTCACTTCTGTCGCAACGGCGCTGAGGCCGGCCGAAGCGATCAGCACTTTGGCGCCTGAATCCTCGACGATGTACTGGACTTCCGGCGGCGTAAGGCGTGAGGAAATGCAGACATAATAGAGGCCGGACCTCTGCGCGGCCCAGGCGATCTCGAAATAGCGCGCGCTGTTTTCTGCGAAGATGGCAATCGTGTCGCCCGGATTGACGCCGTGCTCGCGGAACAGGTGAGCGATCTGGTTGGACCGGTCATCCAGCTGCTTGAAGGTGACAGTCTCACCGGAATTGCCCATGATATAGGCGGGGTGGTTCGGCTTTGACTTTGCGAAATGAAACGGATGCATGCGGGGTCCTCTCCTCGTGCGTGTGGGCGCGCTCCGGGCCATGCCTGTCGGGCGTCGTGTCGTTGAAGAGGTTTCTATCAAGCGGGCCTCACGCGTCCATGCCCAACGTTGCGGAAACCCGCAGGCGCACCGCACTGAATCCATGGACAGAATAAATTCGTCCGACACCGGCTAGCCCGTGCTCCAATCATGGCCATGAACCGCGCCTTCATCCTTTGCGCCTTG
This genomic interval from Thalassovita mediterranea contains the following:
- a CDS encoding acyl-CoA synthetase gives rise to the protein MHPFHFAKSKPNHPAYIMGNSGETVTFKQLDDRSNQIAHLFREHGVNPGDTIAIFAENSARYFEIAWAAQRSGLYYVCISSRLTPPEVQYIVEDSGAKVLIASAGLSAVATEVNAITELEAYWSIDGEIFSYQKLEDLAAKKPTTPIADEMAGTDMLYSSGTTGRPKGIRPQLELGTAIDEPNVLLQLAKFLARAEGDDMVYLSPAPLYHAAPLRWCMTFTRFGATLVIMEKFDPEKYLQLVEKYKVTHTQLVPTMFVKMLKLPKDVREKYDVSSLRSAIHAAAPCPVPVKEQMIEWWGPVIEEYYAGSEGNGMTWINSEDWLKHKGSVGKPVHGELHVCDEEGNELPVGEAGTIYYSGTTPPNYHNDPEKTKGALNPKHPDWSTLGDVGRLDEDGFLYLTDRKAFMIISGGVNIYPQEAENVLITHPKVADVAVIGVPNEEFGEEVKAVVQPAEGIPADDALKEELLEFCRSKLAKIKCPKTVDFDPALPRHPTGKLYKRLVRDRYWGKNDSTIV